A genome region from Trichosurus vulpecula isolate mTriVul1 chromosome 5, mTriVul1.pri, whole genome shotgun sequence includes the following:
- the FAM118A gene encoding protein FAM118A isoform X3: MDSAEKTTNRSEQKSRKFLKSLIRKQPHDLLLVIGTGVSAAVAPGIRALCSWRSCIEAVLEAAEQLEVLHPGDVAEFRKKVMKDRDLLVVAHDLIRKMSPVLQWARGHMKYGVLHIHGLYTDPCGMVLDPSGYKDVTQDPEVMEVLQNLYRTKSFLFVGCGETLRDQIFQALFLYSVQDKVDLEHFMVVLKENEDHFFKHQADMLLHGIKVVSYGDCFDHFPEYVQDLAAQICKQRSPDADRVDSTTLLGNACQDCAKRKLGDDSLEVPKRIRQSDPDDSGGS, translated from the exons ATGGATTCAGCAGAAAAGACAACAAATAGAAGTGAACAGAAATCCAG gaagtttttaaaaagtctaataAGGAAGCAGCCCCATGACCTCTTGCTGGTCATTGGCACAGGGGTCAGTGCCGCTGTGGCCCCTGGCATCCGCGCCCTCTGCTCCTGGAGGAGCTGCATTGAAGCTGTCCTGGAAGCGGCAGAGCAGCTAGAGGTCCTGCATCCAGGAGACGTGGCAGAATTCCGGAAGAAAGTGATGAAAGATCGGGACTTGCTTGTGGTCGCTCATGACCTGATCCGAAAGATGTCACCG GTTCTCCAGTGGGCCAGAGGGCACATGAAGTATGGAGTCCTTCATATTCATGGCTTATACACAGATCCCTGCGGGATGGTTTTGGATCCTTCAGGATATAAAGATGTGACCCAGGACCCTGAAGTAATG GAAGTTCTGCAGAACCTGTACCGGACCAAATCCTTTCTGTTTGTGGGCTGTGGTGAGACACTGAGGGACCAGATATTCCAGGCCCTTTTCCTGTACTCTGTGCAGGACAAGGTGGATTTGGAGCACTTCATGGTAGTGCTCAAGGAGAACGAAGACCACTTTTTCAAGCACCAGGCCGACATGCTTCTGCATGGCATTAAAGTCGTCTCCTACGGGGATTGCTTTGACCACTTCCCAGAATATGTGCAGGACCTCGCTGCCCAGATCTGCAAACAGCGAAGTCCAG ATGCTGACCGAGTGGACAGTACAACACTGTTAG GCAATGCCTGCCAGGACTGCGCCAAGAGGAAGCTGGGAGACGACAGCCTCGAAGTTCCCAAAAGAATCCGACAGTCTGATCCAG ATGACTCTGGAGGGTCTTGA
- the FAM118A gene encoding protein FAM118A isoform X1 translates to MDSAEKTTNRSEQKSRKFLKSLIRKQPHDLLLVIGTGVSAAVAPGIRALCSWRSCIEAVLEAAEQLEVLHPGDVAEFRKKVMKDRDLLVVAHDLIRKMSPRTGDTKPNFFQDCLMEVFDNLEQHIQNPTVLQSILSLMERGTMVLTTNYDNLLEIFGQQQNKPMESLDLKDKTKVLQWARGHMKYGVLHIHGLYTDPCGMVLDPSGYKDVTQDPEVMEVLQNLYRTKSFLFVGCGETLRDQIFQALFLYSVQDKVDLEHFMVVLKENEDHFFKHQADMLLHGIKVVSYGDCFDHFPEYVQDLAAQICKQRSPDADRVDSTTLLGNACQDCAKRKLGDDSLEVPKRIRQSDPDDSGGS, encoded by the exons ATGGATTCAGCAGAAAAGACAACAAATAGAAGTGAACAGAAATCCAG gaagtttttaaaaagtctaataAGGAAGCAGCCCCATGACCTCTTGCTGGTCATTGGCACAGGGGTCAGTGCCGCTGTGGCCCCTGGCATCCGCGCCCTCTGCTCCTGGAGGAGCTGCATTGAAGCTGTCCTGGAAGCGGCAGAGCAGCTAGAGGTCCTGCATCCAGGAGACGTGGCAGAATTCCGGAAGAAAGTGATGAAAGATCGGGACTTGCTTGTGGTCGCTCATGACCTGATCCGAAAGATGTCACCG CGCACAGGTGACACCAAGCCCAACTTCTTCCAGGACTGTTTAATGGAAGTCTTTGACAATTTGGAACAGCATATCCAGAACCCCACAGTGCTGCAGTCTATCCTTAGCCTCATGGAGCGGGGAACCATGGTCCTCACCACCAACTATGACAACTTGCTAGAGATCTTTGGCCAGCAGCAGAACAAGCCGATGGAATCCTTAGATCTGAAAGATAAAACCAAG GTTCTCCAGTGGGCCAGAGGGCACATGAAGTATGGAGTCCTTCATATTCATGGCTTATACACAGATCCCTGCGGGATGGTTTTGGATCCTTCAGGATATAAAGATGTGACCCAGGACCCTGAAGTAATG GAAGTTCTGCAGAACCTGTACCGGACCAAATCCTTTCTGTTTGTGGGCTGTGGTGAGACACTGAGGGACCAGATATTCCAGGCCCTTTTCCTGTACTCTGTGCAGGACAAGGTGGATTTGGAGCACTTCATGGTAGTGCTCAAGGAGAACGAAGACCACTTTTTCAAGCACCAGGCCGACATGCTTCTGCATGGCATTAAAGTCGTCTCCTACGGGGATTGCTTTGACCACTTCCCAGAATATGTGCAGGACCTCGCTGCCCAGATCTGCAAACAGCGAAGTCCAG ATGCTGACCGAGTGGACAGTACAACACTGTTAG GCAATGCCTGCCAGGACTGCGCCAAGAGGAAGCTGGGAGACGACAGCCTCGAAGTTCCCAAAAGAATCCGACAGTCTGATCCAG ATGACTCTGGAGGGTCTTGA
- the FAM118A gene encoding protein FAM118A isoform X2 — protein MDSAEKTTNRSEQKSRKFLKSLIRKQPHDLLLVIGTGVSAAVAPGIRALCSWRSCIEAVLEAAEQLEVLHPGDVAEFRKKVMKDRDLLVVAHDLIRKMSPDCLMEVFDNLEQHIQNPTVLQSILSLMERGTMVLTTNYDNLLEIFGQQQNKPMESLDLKDKTKVLQWARGHMKYGVLHIHGLYTDPCGMVLDPSGYKDVTQDPEVMEVLQNLYRTKSFLFVGCGETLRDQIFQALFLYSVQDKVDLEHFMVVLKENEDHFFKHQADMLLHGIKVVSYGDCFDHFPEYVQDLAAQICKQRSPDADRVDSTTLLGNACQDCAKRKLGDDSLEVPKRIRQSDPDDSGGS, from the exons ATGGATTCAGCAGAAAAGACAACAAATAGAAGTGAACAGAAATCCAG gaagtttttaaaaagtctaataAGGAAGCAGCCCCATGACCTCTTGCTGGTCATTGGCACAGGGGTCAGTGCCGCTGTGGCCCCTGGCATCCGCGCCCTCTGCTCCTGGAGGAGCTGCATTGAAGCTGTCCTGGAAGCGGCAGAGCAGCTAGAGGTCCTGCATCCAGGAGACGTGGCAGAATTCCGGAAGAAAGTGATGAAAGATCGGGACTTGCTTGTGGTCGCTCATGACCTGATCCGAAAGATGTCACCG GACTGTTTAATGGAAGTCTTTGACAATTTGGAACAGCATATCCAGAACCCCACAGTGCTGCAGTCTATCCTTAGCCTCATGGAGCGGGGAACCATGGTCCTCACCACCAACTATGACAACTTGCTAGAGATCTTTGGCCAGCAGCAGAACAAGCCGATGGAATCCTTAGATCTGAAAGATAAAACCAAG GTTCTCCAGTGGGCCAGAGGGCACATGAAGTATGGAGTCCTTCATATTCATGGCTTATACACAGATCCCTGCGGGATGGTTTTGGATCCTTCAGGATATAAAGATGTGACCCAGGACCCTGAAGTAATG GAAGTTCTGCAGAACCTGTACCGGACCAAATCCTTTCTGTTTGTGGGCTGTGGTGAGACACTGAGGGACCAGATATTCCAGGCCCTTTTCCTGTACTCTGTGCAGGACAAGGTGGATTTGGAGCACTTCATGGTAGTGCTCAAGGAGAACGAAGACCACTTTTTCAAGCACCAGGCCGACATGCTTCTGCATGGCATTAAAGTCGTCTCCTACGGGGATTGCTTTGACCACTTCCCAGAATATGTGCAGGACCTCGCTGCCCAGATCTGCAAACAGCGAAGTCCAG ATGCTGACCGAGTGGACAGTACAACACTGTTAG GCAATGCCTGCCAGGACTGCGCCAAGAGGAAGCTGGGAGACGACAGCCTCGAAGTTCCCAAAAGAATCCGACAGTCTGATCCAG ATGACTCTGGAGGGTCTTGA